In Camelina sativa cultivar DH55 chromosome 16, Cs, whole genome shotgun sequence, a single window of DNA contains:
- the LOC104752246 gene encoding bromodomain-containing protein DDB_G0278469-like — translation MLDMSESVLTAMYSWFTPTVLFVFLNLMIGTIAISSSFSSKSNDPNQTQIQRSPSMIHRLKSINFSSFTSPDKSHLEFPPSTPEDNNNNSHQPASIEQYQPFLSRSPSVLHRIKSFNLYNYISQEPTNIVEAPPPSVTVESKQEQEPEHEQEEEEEEEETSPSLEEVYSKLNLNHVARTKSDTEPAAGIIPPKLPKKMKKSASTKSPFSHFQEDEISVEARRPATVKVPRVSTVEEADEEVDAKADDFINRFKHQLKLQRIDSITKYKEMVKKRNDK, via the coding sequence ATGTTAGACATGTCGGAATCTGTACTAACGGCGATGTACAGTTGGTTCACACCGACCGTACTCTTTGTCTTCCTCAACTTAATGATAGGCACCATCGCCATTAGCTCATCTTTCTCTTCCAAATCCAACGACCCAAATCAAACTCAGATCCAACGCTCTCCTTCCATGATTCACCGTCTCAAATCCATAAACTTCTCTTCCTTCACTTCTCCAGATAAATCTCATCTCGAGTTCCCTCCTTCAACACctgaagacaacaacaacaactctcaCCAACCAGCTTCAATCGAACAGTATCAACCTTTCTTGTCTAGATCTCCTTCTGTTCTTCACAGAATCAAATCTTTCAATCTTTACAACTACATTTCTCAAGAACCCACCAATATAGTCGAAGCTCCACCACCGTCGGTGACCGTTGAgtcaaaacaagaacaagaaccagaacacgaacaagaagaagaagaagaagaagaagagacaagtCCGAGTCTTGAAGAGGTTTATAGTAAACTCAATCTAAACCATGTCGCTAGGACAAAATCTGACACTGAACCAGCTGCTGGAATCATACCTCCGAAGCTtccaaagaagatgaagaaatcagCAAGCACGAAATCTCCATTCTCTCACTTTCAAGAAGATGAAATCTCCGTAGAGGCTCGTCGGCCAGCGACGGTTAAAGTGCCGAGAGTTTCGACGGTGgaagaagctgatgaagaagtAGATGCGAAAGCTGATGACTTTATCAACAGATTCAAGCATCAGTTGAAGTTGCAGAGGATTGATTCCATTACCAAGTATAAGGAGATGGTGAAGAAAAGAAACGACAagtga
- the LOC104754002 gene encoding probable E3 ubiquitin-protein ligase ARI13: MEPSYRLYFKGLFIEETTVLPAGFGVGICGDKDDLVFDMKRPIHEPSITVLEAELIALKCGLREAVSMRIKDISICCDDDQIFELVMGRSTPEQESIALLMRDVQGIRKYLRSSIPVMLTRNHANFAYEFAIEAIIEMPVPVPAQKENCSICMEDGINADQMFHVAKCGHMFCSDCMRSHIEARLATRYKMRCPGYRCKSLLTFGRCVNILTPELKEKWEQMIKEDLIPVTNRVYCPNPRCSALMSVADFSGLMGVRRSCVKCGEPFCINCKVPWHINLSCRQYKRLHPNHTENDGKLRDLADEERWRQCRMCQHMIERSSGCHSMTCRCGHEFCYHCGADAGLCYHGHNFPRPRLRNPTRMRFCFGFC, encoded by the exons atggaacCTTCATACAGGCTTTACTTCAAGGGTTTGTTTATCGAGGAAACAACGGTATTACCGGCAGGATTTGGGGTTGGAATTTGCGGTGACAAGGATGATCTGGTTTTTGACATGAAGAGACCAATTCATGAGCCCTCCATTACAGTTTTGGAGGCTGAGCTTATAGCATTGAAGTGCGGATTAAGAGAAGCTGTGAGTATGCGGATCAAAGATATCTCAATTTGCTGTGATGATGATCAGATTTTCGAACTG GTCATGGGGAGATCTACGCCGGAGCAAGAAAGCATTGCCCTGCTAATGCGTGATGTACAAGGCATCAGAAAATATTTAAGGTCTAGCATCCCTGTCATGTTGACTCGAAATCACGCCAATTTTGCTTACGAATTTGCAATAGAAGCAATCATAGAGATGCCTGTGCCTGTGCCTGCTCAGAAAGAGAATTGCAGTATCTGTATGGAAGATGGCATCAATGCTGATCAGATGTTTCATGTTGCTAAATGTGGTCATATGTTTTGTTCCGACTGTATGAGAAGTCATATAGAGGCGCGACTAGCTACGAGATATAAAATGAGGTGTCCTGGTTATCGGTGCAAATCTCTGCTGACTTTTGGACGTTGTGTCAACATTTTGACACCTGAACTAAAAGAGAAGTGGGAACAAATGATCAAAGAAGACTTGATTCCTGTAACGAATAGAGTGTATTGCCCAAACCCTAGGTGCTCGGCTTTAATGTCGGTTGCCGACTTCTCTGGACTTATGGGAGTTAGGAGATCCTGTGTGAAATGCGGTGAACCATTTTGCATCAACTGCAAAGTTCCTTGGCATATTAACTTATCTTGCCGCCAGTACAAGAGGTTACATCCAAATCATACAGAAAACGATGGAAAGCTAAGGGATCTAGCAGATGAGGAGCGCTGGCGTCAATGCAGAATGTGTCAACACATGATTGAACGTTCTTCTGGATGCCACAGCATGACTTGCAG ATGTGGACATGAATTTTGCTATCATTGTGGAGCCGATGCTGGACTTTGCTACCATGGTCATAACTTTCCTCGACCCAGGTTGAGGAACCCAACGCGGATGCGcttctgttttggtttctgttAA
- the LOC104754003 gene encoding uncharacterized protein LOC104754003, producing MEEEGTLVRADDLKPAGKPLYRLYFKGLVNRGTTMFSAGFGVAICGDKDDLLFDMERPIHDRSITLLEAELIALKGGLEKAVIMQIKHISICCDDDQIFELVMGRSTSELESTALLLSDIQGIRKYLTSSIPVLLTRDQANIAYKLAIEAICSSHVIIHRPVQKLETCTICLNDDINADQMFLVAKCGHMFCSECFKQHIEVELRERSLIRCPQYHRCYSLLTYRNCVNILTPKLKEKWQQRIKDDSIPVTNRVYCPNPRCSTLMSKTELYAHIGVRRRCVNSSATSVNK from the exons ATGGAGGAAGAAGGCACCCTAGTACGAGCAGATGACCTAAAACCCGCCGGAAAACCTTTGTACAGGCTTTACTTTAAGGGTCTGGTAAACAGGGGAACAACAATGTTTTCGGCAGGATTTGGGGTTGCAATTTGTGGCGACAAGGATGATCTGTTGTTTGACATGGAGAGACCAATTCATGATCGCTCCATTACACTTTTGGAGGCTGAGCTTATAGCATTGAAGGGCGGGTTAGAAAAAGCTGTGATTATGCAGATCAAACATATCTCAATCTGCTGTGATGATGATCAGATTTTCGAATTG gtcATGGGGAGATCGACGTCGGAGCTAGAAAGCACTGCCTTGCTATTGAGTGATATACAAGgcataagaaaatatttgacgTCTAGCATCCCTGTTTTGTTGACTCGAGATCAAGCTAATATTGCCTACAAACTTGCAATAGAAGCAATCTGTTCTTCTCATGTCATCATACATAGGCCTGTTCAGAAATTAGAGACTTGCACTATCTGTTTGAACGACGATATCAATGCTGACCAGATGTTTCTTGTTGCTAAATGTGGTCATATGTTTTGTTCCGAATGTTTTAAACAACATATAGAGGTGGAACTTCGTGAGAGAAGTCTGATAAGATGTCCTCAGTATCATCGTTGCTATTCTCTACTGACTTATCGAAATTGTGTCAACATCTTGACACCTAAACTAAAAGAGAAGTGGCAACAAAGGATCAAAGATGACTCGATTCCTGTAACGAATAGAGTTTACTGCCCAAACCCTAGGTGCTCGACTTTAATGTCCAAAACCGAGCTCTATGCACATATTGGAGTTCGGAGGCGCTGTGTAAACAGCAGCGCAACAAGTGTCAACAAATGA